DNA from Globicephala melas chromosome 11, mGloMel1.2, whole genome shotgun sequence:
AAACTCTTACTacaatacaattttaaataagcTCTTAATTTGAGAAGCTTATTAACTCTGCTTTTCGCATTTTCATCTTTTACAGAGCATCGTGGAGATCGTGGTCCACCGTGGACTGTGTGTAAGATGAGCTGGGGGTGTCGGGGTAAATCGGGAGGAACCTACAGTACTGGCAGAGCACCAAAGTGCCCCGGCAGGTTTTGAAGAGCTGTACGATGTACTTGCGAAATTTCTGCCCCAGGAAAAAGTAGATGACCGGATTAAGGCAGCAGTGAACAAAAGCCAATGTCTCTGTGGCCTGAATGGCATAGTCTAGGTGCCTCTCAAAGGTGCAGTCTTGAAGGACCTCCAGCTCCACCAGGGTGTCCAGGAAGAGCACCACGTTGTAAGGGGTCCAGAACCCCAGGAAGAGGACCACCACGGCAAAGATCATCTTCACTGCCTTGTTCTTCTTCTCATTTTTGCAATGCTGCAAGGTCCTAATGATCATGGAGTAGCAGAACAGCATGATCCCCAAGGGGATCACCAGCCCTAGAACGTTGATCTCCAGGGAGCTCAGAACCTTCCACCTCGTGGAGTTGAAAGAATACTTGGTTTTGCAGTAGGTGTGGTTGTGCTCAGTATAACACGTGCTGAACACAAGGCCTGGGAGGGAGGCGAGCACAGCCACTGCCCACGTGGCCACGCTGGTGATGACCCCGTAAGTCAAGGTCCTTGCTCTCAGGGAGAAGACCGCGTGCACAATGGCCAGGTACCTGTCGATGCTCATGAGTGTGATGAAGAATATGCCACTGTAGAAGCCCACCAGGTACATCCAGGAAACTAGCTTGCAGAGGCCGAGCCCGAACACCCACTGGTCTGCGGCATAGTAGCCCCAGAAAGGGAGCGAGAGCACA
Protein-coding regions in this window:
- the CCR4 gene encoding C-C chemokine receptor type 4: MNPTGIADNTLDESIYNNYYLDESIPKPCTKEGIKAFGELFLPPLYSLVFLFGLLGNSVVVLVLFKYKRLKSMTDVYLLNLAISDLLFVLSLPFWGYYAADQWVFGLGLCKLVSWMYLVGFYSGIFFITLMSIDRYLAIVHAVFSLRARTLTYGVITSVATWAVAVLASLPGLVFSTCYTEHNHTYCKTKYSFNSTRWKVLSSLEINVLGLVIPLGIMLFCYSMIIRTLQHCKNEKKNKAVKMIFAVVVLFLGFWTPYNVVLFLDTLVELEVLQDCTFERHLDYAIQATETLAFVHCCLNPVIYFFLGQKFRKYIVQLFKTCRGTLVLCQYCRFLPIYPDTPSSSYTQSTVDHDLHDAL